Genomic window (Nitrospirota bacterium):
TCGTTTCTTCTTTAAGGAGAAAGCGGAGCACCCGCGTTTCCTTCCGCCTCCGTTCGAACCACTCTATCAAACGCTCGTAGCTGGCAAGCTTCTTCAGAAACGATACCAGTGCCTTGCCCTTCACTTCCTGGCCCTTGAGGACAAGAGCAAGATCTTCTGAAGCAAGCTCCAGAAGCATACCCTGCATCTCCTGTTCATTCTGGATATATTTCTCTGTCCTTCCCTTCTTCACCTTAAAAAGCGGCGGCTGCGCAATATAGAGATATCCTTTTTCAATTACCTCAGGCATCTGGCGATAAAAAAAGGTGAGCAGGAGTGTCCGTATATGTGCGCCGTCAACATCCGCATCGGTCATCAGCACGACCTTGTGGTAACGGATCTTGTTTATGTCGAAATCTCCGGCTCCGATGCTGGTGCCAAGAGCAGTAATAAGGATACGTATCTCTTCTGAGGCCAACATTTTGTCAAAACGGGCCTTTTCGACATTCAGTATCTTGCCCCGAAGCGGCAGGATCGCTTGCGCTCTTCTGTCCCTGCCCTGTTTTGCTGAACCGCCTGCCGAATCTCCCTCAACAATGAAGATTTCGCTTAATGCAGGATCTTTTTCAGAGCAGTCAGCAAGCTTGCCCGGAAGACCGGTATCTTCCAGCGCTCCCTTTCTTCGCGTCAACTCGCGGGCCTTTCTGGCCGCCTCACGAGCGCGGGCTGCCTGTACAGCTTTTTCGATGATCTTCTTCGCTATGGAAGGATTCTCCTCAAAATAGGTTGAAAGCGCATCATTGACAATCGACTCAACAATGCCCTTTGCTTCACTGTTGCCAAGCTTCATCTTGGTCTGCCCTTCGAACTGCGGATTCGGCAGCTTCACGCTTATCACCGCAGTCAGGCCTTCGCGGATATCATCCCCAGATACGCTGTCCTTGCCATTTTTTAGAATGCCGGAATTGCTGGCATAGCTGTTGGCCGTTCTGGTCAGGGCCGATTTAAAACCGATCAGGTGTGTTCCACCCTCTCGCGTATTGATATTATTGGCAAAGGTAAAGATCGTTTCAGAATAGCTGTCATTATATTGAAGCGCAACCTCGGCGAATATGCCGTCTTTTTCGCCTGATATATAGACCGGCTTTGGATGCAGCGAGGTCTTGTTCTTGTTCAGATGCTCAACAAAAGAGACTATGCCGCCCTCATAAAAAAATTCCTGATTCTTGTCAGACCGTTCATCAAGGATCGTTATCTTGAGCCCCCGGTTCAAAAATGCAAGCTCTCTCAGCCTCTGCGAAAGCACATCGTAACTGAAATCAACGCTCTCCGTGAATATCTCGGGGTCAGGTTTAAACGTTACTTTTGTGCCCCGTGATTTCGTCTTTCCTACGACGGTCAGCGGGCCGGTCGGCTTCCCCTGTTCGAACCGCATCTGAAAGACCTGGCCGTTCTGCTTGATCTCGACCTCAAGCCATTCTGAAAGCGCATTCACAACCGATATGCCTACACCATGAAGTCCGCCTGATATCTTATAGGCTGATGACTCGAACTTGCCCCCTGCATGCAGCTCTGTCAAAACCACTTCAGCGGCAGTGCGGCCTTCGGTATCGCCCGGATGCGCCCCGGTAGGGATTCCTCTGCCGTTATCCGTAACAGTACAGCTGCTGTCGTGGTGGAGGATAACGTCAATATTGCTGCAATACCCTGCAAGGGATTCATCCACGCTGTTGTCAACGGCTTCATACACCAGATGGTGCAGGCCGTCCGGTCCTGTTGATCCAATATACATGGCAGGCCTCTTTCTTACTGCGCTGAGGCCTTTAAGTATTTTTATGTCATCTGCTGTGTATGTTGCTTCACTGCCTGTCTGTTTATCTTCCATGTTCCCTCTCTATCCTTATTTTCCCGAATTCTCTCTGTACGTTATATCCTCATCGGCATGATAACACACCGGTAATCGGCATCCTGCTCGTCCCGTATCAGCACAGGACTAAGCGCACCCTGAAATTCCATGATCACGCGGTCCGATGACATCACCTCTATGATATCCAGCAGATACCGGGCATTAAGGCCCAGGGCTGTCTTTTCTCCTGTATAATCGACCGCGATCTCGTCAGTTGCCTCCCCCATGTCCGGGTTTGACGTTGTTACGGTCAGCTTATTATCGCCAAGGTCCATCTTCACGGCATTGGTCTTGTCCTTTGCCATAAGGGAAACCCTGCGAAGCGCCTTTGCAAAAGCCCCACGCTCGATGACTATCCGCTTTTCATTCGCAGCCGGTATCACCTGTTCATAGTTGGGGTATGTGCCTTCGATCAGGCGCGTAAGGAACTGGATATCACCAATGCTGAAGAGCACATGGTTCTTGCTGAGCACCATCCTGACAGAGTCTTCCCTTTTTTCGAGAATTTTTCTGAGCTCTGCTGCAGCCTTCTTCGGCACGATCAACTTCTTCTCTTCAGAGAGCTTCCCCTGTGCCCCAGAGGGTACCTCGAACTGTTTGGACATAGCTGCCAGCCGGTGACCGTCTGTGCCGACCATCGAAAGCCTGCCGTCAGTCGTTATATGGAAAAGAAGGCCGTTGAGGGTGTACCGGGTGTCACTGTCACCTGCGGCAAAAACCGTCTTCTCAATGAGACCTGCCATGGTCTTTGCTTCCAGGGATATCTCTTCCATGTCCTCCATGCCGGGCCAGGCAGGAAATTCCCTGGATGAAAGGCAGGCAAGCCGAAAGTTGCTCGCACCGGTCTTTATCCTCAGCCACTGCTCATCAATGGATTCAAGGGAAAGATCGCCGTCCACTTCTCTGACGATTTCAAACATCTTCCGCGCAGGAATGCAGATCTTCCCTTCTTTCTCTACCTTCAAGGCAAGGGGTTCCCGAAGAGCGGTCTCAAGGTCGGTAGCGGTAATGAAAGAACCGTTCTTGCCGGCCTCCAGAAGGAAATGGCTCAGGATCGGCATGGTATTTCTCTTTTCAACTATGTTCTGTATGTTCGACAGCTTCTCCTGCAGTTCATCTTTGGAAACTATTAGCTTCATGACCCCTCCTTAGTGTTTTATCTTCTGAAGAAGATTTTCTATCATCCTGTTAAAGGTCTCGTCCTTTGACCTGCGTTCCTCCACCTGCTTGCAGGCATAGATGACCGTTGCATGGTCTTTGCCGCCGCAGGCCTTGCCGATATCGCTCAGGGAAGATTCCGTAACCTGTTTTGCGACGTACATGACCGTATGCCGGGCAAGAACCAGATCCTTGGTCCGCCTCTTGAGCTTGATCTCGGAAGGTTTCAGATTATAGAACTCGCAGACCGCCTTGATGACAGCATCCACGGTAACGGGCCGGTGTTCATCGTGGATAATGTCCTTGAGGACCTTTTTTGTTGTCTCTACGGTTATCTCCTCGCCGGTGAGTGCGGACTGCGCTGCGATGCGCATGAGACTGCCTTCAAGTTCCCGAATATTCGATTTGATCCTGCTTGCAAGGAGATGCACGACATCCTCAGGAAGTTTTCGAATGTTCATCATCTCCGCTTTCTTGTGGATAATGGCGATCTTTGTCTCAATATCAGGCGGCTGAATATCGACAATAAGGCCCATCGTAAACCGCGACCGCAGACGGTCGGTAATATCGTTTATCTCTCTTGGCGAACGGTCGCAGGAAATAATGATCTGCTTCTGTTTCTCATACAATGAATTAAAGGTATGGAACAGCTCATCCTGTGTCTTTTCTCCCCTGATGAACTGAACATCGTCGATCAGCAACAGATCGAGATTGCGATATTTGTCTTTTAACTCGGCCATCTTGTCGTACCGCAGCGCTGTTACTATCTCCGTGATCAACTGATCGGTCGGGACATAGAGGATGGAGAAGTCATGCTTTTTCTCAAGCACCATATTGCCGACTGCATTCATAAGATGGGTCTTGCCCAGACCAGCGCCTCCGTATATATATAGAGGGTTATATATCTTCCCCGGCGCCTCGGCAACGGCTATTGCTGCGGCATGGGCAAGCTGATTGCTGACGCCCGGCACGAAATTCTCAAACGTATAGCGGGGATTGAGGTAAATCCCCCTGTTGGCAAGTTTCTGTCTTTTGTTTTCTATCCGGTCACTGCTTTTCTTCAGCGAAAGGTCCTGCGGGTCCTCGATCTTGTATTTCAGTGTTACAGGATGGCCCACGACAGCTTCAAGGGATTCCTTTATAAGGTTCGGATAGGCATCTTCTATCCATTCCTTGAAAAATCTGTTCGGTATCTCAAGAGTGACTGCCTGCTCTTTTAATGATACTGTTTTGATCGGCTTGAACCATAAGTCAAAGGCACCGCCATCAACCTTCTGCTCGATCTTGGAGAGACTCTTATTCCATATTTCTTCTATAGTCATGCCGCGCCTTTGCTAACAAGTTATTCACATTTGTTAATAACTAACCGTGTGGGAGGTCACATATTATATCTGAAAAACGAATACCAAACAACATTCCTGTTACATATCGGTGAGTACCTCGTAAGATAGTTTCCTATGTCAGGTCCGTCAATAAGACCTCAGTGTTCCCGACCAACTTGCTGAATCTTTTTATTTATATATTTCAATACGTTAAGACGTTATTAACATCCTGACAGCTCCTATTACTACTACTGCTTTCTTGTACATTATAATAAATAGAAAAAACACCACAGAAAGCTTTTATCTTTCAGATACACCCCTGGAAAGAGATAATTTCAAAAATTCCTTCAGAAACCGGTCTATAGAACCGTCAATAACAGAATTAATATCCCCGCTTTCGATTCCTGTTCTGTGATCTTTAACCATTTGATACGGCTGCATAACATAAGAGCGTATCTGGCTTCCCCAGGCAATATCTTTTTTATCCCCGATAATATCTTCCATCTTCTTTTCTTTGGCCTTCAGCTGCAATTCGTATAGCCTGGCCTTGATGATCTTCAAGGCAACAGCCTTATTGGCATGCTGGGAACGTTCGTTCTGACATGCGACAATGATTCCGGTCGGCATATGGGTCAAACGGACAGCTGAAGATGTCTTATTAACATGCTGACCTCCGGCACCTGACGCCCGGTATACATCCATCTTAATATCTTCATCTCTCAGATCAACCTTAACGTCATCCTCGATCTCAGGGCTCACAATAACGGAAGCGAACGAAGTATGTCTTCTCTTATTGGCATCAAAGGGTGAAATCCTCACCAGTCTATGGACACCTGCTTCTGAACGAAGATAGCCGTATGCATAATCGCCGTTGATCGTCAGCGTGGCATTTTTAATTCCAGCCTCATCGCCTGGCTGAAGATCAACTACCTGAGCGTTATAACCGCGGCGCTCAGCCCAGCGGAGATACATCCTCATGAGCATTTGAGCCCAATCCTGGCTCTCTACACCTCCTGCACCCGGATGGATGGTGAGAATTGCGTTATTTTTATCTAATTCACCGGAAAGCAGGTTCTGAAGTTCAAGGTTCTCTATCTCTTCCCTGAGACCGTCTATCTCATGCTTAAGTTCCTTCAGAAAAAGTTCACCGCCCTCCTCATCGAGGATGCCGATAGATTCTTCTGCATAAAGAAGTTTCTGGGTGAGCTGCTCAAATGGCGTTACCGTGTTTTCGAGTCTTGCCTTTTCCTTGAGAAGTTTCTTTGACTTCTCGGGTGATGACCAGACATGTTCTAATGCGAGATCCTCGGTTATTCGTTCGAGTTCTTCTTTTTTCCTGCTGATATCAAAGATAACCTCTTAAGGTATCGATCTTGGTCCTGATAAGAGAGAGAGCTTCTTTAAGTTCAGCCTGTATAAGCACAATTACCTCCTTGGCACAATAGTGCCCAATAAAATAATAGAAATAACAATACAGAAGAAAGAGAAGAGATCACCGAAACGCGTATAAAACGTCATAGTGGAATCAGTTTTCAGCGTATGAGTCAGAACGCGCCGGTCAAAAAGTCCGGACTGCACAAGGATCTTGCCGTTACTGTCAATAAATCCTGATATGCCGGTATTTGCTGCACGTACGATCGGCTTTCTGTTCTCAACTGCCCGAAAAACAGCCATACTAAAATGCTGATAGGGACCGGCAGTCTTTCCGAACCAGGCATCATTGGTTATTGTCACCATAAAATCGCCGCCGCCCGTGTAGAATTTTCTTACCAGGCCGGGGAAAATGATCTCATAGCAGACAAGGGTGCTGAATCTCCCCATCTCAGTATCTGCCTGCAGATACTGGCTGCCGGGGATGTAGTCACCAATACCGGCAACCAGCTTATCTAGAAAGAAAAACACTTTTCTCAAAGGAACATATTCGCCGAACGGAACGAGATGTATCTTATCATAGACATAGGATTTTTCCCCTTCATTTTCCAGAAGAACCGCGCTGTTGGTCAAGTCAGAAGATCCGGCAGAATGCTTCTTTACCATAACAGCGCCAAAGAGAAGGGACGTTCTGCTCTGCTTCTGGAACTGGCTCAGCCGCTCGGTATTGACCATATCCGAGCCGAACAAAAAGGGCACCGCGGTCTCGGGCCAGATGATCAGGGCAGGGTGTTCCTTTAAAGCTTCCCCGGAAAGTTTGGTATAAATATCGATAACTTCATTTTGAAATGCAGGCTCCCATTTTTTATCCTGTTCGATATTTCCCTGGATAACACTTATTGGCAGATCCTTGCCGGCCCTGTTTTGATGAAGCCGCCAGAAGCCGTATCCAAATGAAGTAATGATCACCATAAGGAGAAGGGCAGATCCGGCCATGAAGTAGGAAAGCGGGAACAGGGGCATTTCCTTCAACCGTTTTTGTATCAGCAGGAGATCGGCAATAAAACCATTAACCGCAAGCACCAAAAAAGATATACCGTAGATCCCGGTGACGTCAGAGATCTGAATAAGGGAAAGAAAGCGATACTGACTATATCCGACGCTCGCCCAGGGAAACCCGGTCAGGGCATAGGAGCGGATATATTCAATGCAGACCCACAACACAGGAGCGATAAAGAGCGCCGGCAGCCTGCTCTTTTTGTACACCTGCGAGAAGAGCATCGAAAAGAGAGCAGGGAAAAGGCTTAGGTATGCAGAGAAAAAAAGAACGATGATAATGCTCGACAAAAACGATATGCCGCCAAAATGGTTTATTGAATGATAGACCCAGTAAAGCGTTCCGAAGAAATAGACCATGCCAAAGACAAAGCCTGATACAAAAGACTCTTTCCAGTCCTTCTTCCAGAGAGAGAAAAGAAGGGGAACAAAACTGATCCATGCCAGAAAAGAGAGATCAAAGCGCGGAAAGGAGATTACCAGCATGATGCCTGATAGCAGCGGCAGCAGAAAAGGGTAAATTTTTTTTAGAAAAGTTTTTTCCATATATTGACAATCAAAAAACGTAATAGGTATAGTTATTGTCCGGGGGCAGTTAGCTCAGTTGGTAGAGCACGGGTCTGAAAAACCCGGTGTCCGCAGTTCAATTCTGCGACTGCCCACCATGATTTTATTTGTCTTCCTGCAGAGAGTCAAGCCAAAAAGCCTTCCGCAGGTAACCATTCAGTTATGAGTGGACAGTTTCAAGATCCCCTCCTTACCAAGGAGGGGCATGGGGAGGTTTTGGTTCATATTCCAATACCCCTCCCGACCTCCCCTTGGAAAGGGGAGGAGGATTACCCCTTACAACTGAATTCTATAATGAACTTCATGGAAAAGCATAAGCCCCATACGGTTCCCAAATATGTGATCTATGCCTTCTTTATTCTCGGTCTTGTTTCCGCGATTGCCTTCAGGGGAATCATCATCTTCCAGCACCTTGAGCCCACGTGGGTCAGGCCTGTCTGGTACATCGGCACCATAGGCTATTTCTTTTTTTTCCTGTACCGGTACATGATAACGAAGAAGAGGAAACATGCTATCGAGCAGTATCAGCTTATCGAAAAACTGAAGGCAAATGCCTGCCTTGAGGAGCAGGACCGGGAGGCAGTGCTCTATCTCCTCTCTTCCATCAAGTTCTCTCTTGAGGACATCAACTACGCGCTTATCTTTATCCTCTCAGTCCTTGCGATCGTGGCAGACATGGTCCTGACCATGATGAAGTCAGGATAGTGTTCTTTGCGGAGTTCCTTTTGTTATCAACGCCCCGACAGCATATTGTAATAGTGAGGCCTCTTACGTTAAGAGACATTCAAATCCGAAAGTATTTGACATGGCTTCGCCTTTTGTATATATTGGTAATATACATTTATGAATGATTGGGCTGACATATTATCTCGCGCTGAAGGCTTTGAATGGGATGAGGGGAATATCAAGAAAAACTGGGAGAAGCATCAAGTTTCCCATATCGAGTGCGAGGAGATTTTTTTTAACTCTCCAATCATAGTAAGGAAGGATGATCCGCACTCAACACGGGAAGATCGATACTTCGTCTTAGGCAAAACAGACACTGATAGATTGCTTTTCCTTGTTTTTACTATGAGGAGTAATAAGATAAGAATAATCTCAGCTCGTAACA
Coding sequences:
- the prfB gene encoding peptide chain release factor 2, whose product is MSRKKEELERITEDLALEHVWSSPEKSKKLLKEKARLENTVTPFEQLTQKLLYAEESIGILDEEGGELFLKELKHEIDGLREEIENLELQNLLSGELDKNNAILTIHPGAGGVESQDWAQMLMRMYLRWAERRGYNAQVVDLQPGDEAGIKNATLTINGDYAYGYLRSEAGVHRLVRISPFDANKRRHTSFASVIVSPEIEDDVKVDLRDEDIKMDVYRASGAGGQHVNKTSSAVRLTHMPTGIIVACQNERSQHANKAVALKIIKARLYELQLKAKEKKMEDIIGDKKDIAWGSQIRSYVMQPYQMVKDHRTGIESGDINSVIDGSIDRFLKEFLKLSLSRGVSER
- the dnaN gene encoding DNA polymerase III subunit beta; protein product: MKLIVSKDELQEKLSNIQNIVEKRNTMPILSHFLLEAGKNGSFITATDLETALREPLALKVEKEGKICIPARKMFEIVREVDGDLSLESIDEQWLRIKTGASNFRLACLSSREFPAWPGMEDMEEISLEAKTMAGLIEKTVFAAGDSDTRYTLNGLLFHITTDGRLSMVGTDGHRLAAMSKQFEVPSGAQGKLSEEKKLIVPKKAAAELRKILEKREDSVRMVLSKNHVLFSIGDIQFLTRLIEGTYPNYEQVIPAANEKRIVIERGAFAKALRRVSLMAKDKTNAVKMDLGDNKLTVTTSNPDMGEATDEIAVDYTGEKTALGLNARYLLDIIEVMSSDRVIMEFQGALSPVLIRDEQDADYRCVIMPMRI
- a CDS encoding BrnT family toxin, translated to MNDWADILSRAEGFEWDEGNIKKNWEKHQVSHIECEEIFFNSPIIVRKDDPHSTREDRYFVLGKTDTDRLLFLVFTMRSNKIRIISARNMNRKERRIYEQAQEDTQV
- the lnt gene encoding apolipoprotein N-acyltransferase, producing MLVISFPRFDLSFLAWISFVPLLFSLWKKDWKESFVSGFVFGMVYFFGTLYWVYHSINHFGGISFLSSIIIVLFFSAYLSLFPALFSMLFSQVYKKSRLPALFIAPVLWVCIEYIRSYALTGFPWASVGYSQYRFLSLIQISDVTGIYGISFLVLAVNGFIADLLLIQKRLKEMPLFPLSYFMAGSALLLMVIITSFGYGFWRLHQNRAGKDLPISVIQGNIEQDKKWEPAFQNEVIDIYTKLSGEALKEHPALIIWPETAVPFLFGSDMVNTERLSQFQKQSRTSLLFGAVMVKKHSAGSSDLTNSAVLLENEGEKSYVYDKIHLVPFGEYVPLRKVFFFLDKLVAGIGDYIPGSQYLQADTEMGRFSTLVCYEIIFPGLVRKFYTGGGDFMVTITNDAWFGKTAGPYQHFSMAVFRAVENRKPIVRAANTGISGFIDSNGKILVQSGLFDRRVLTHTLKTDSTMTFYTRFGDLFSFFCIVISIILLGTIVPRR
- the dnaA gene encoding chromosomal replication initiator protein DnaA, with amino-acid sequence MTIEEIWNKSLSKIEQKVDGGAFDLWFKPIKTVSLKEQAVTLEIPNRFFKEWIEDAYPNLIKESLEAVVGHPVTLKYKIEDPQDLSLKKSSDRIENKRQKLANRGIYLNPRYTFENFVPGVSNQLAHAAAIAVAEAPGKIYNPLYIYGGAGLGKTHLMNAVGNMVLEKKHDFSILYVPTDQLITEIVTALRYDKMAELKDKYRNLDLLLIDDVQFIRGEKTQDELFHTFNSLYEKQKQIIISCDRSPREINDITDRLRSRFTMGLIVDIQPPDIETKIAIIHKKAEMMNIRKLPEDVVHLLASRIKSNIRELEGSLMRIAAQSALTGEEITVETTKKVLKDIIHDEHRPVTVDAVIKAVCEFYNLKPSEIKLKRRTKDLVLARHTVMYVAKQVTESSLSDIGKACGGKDHATVIYACKQVEERRSKDETFNRMIENLLQKIKH
- the gyrB gene encoding DNA topoisomerase (ATP-hydrolyzing) subunit B; translation: MEDKQTGSEATYTADDIKILKGLSAVRKRPAMYIGSTGPDGLHHLVYEAVDNSVDESLAGYCSNIDVILHHDSSCTVTDNGRGIPTGAHPGDTEGRTAAEVVLTELHAGGKFESSAYKISGGLHGVGISVVNALSEWLEVEIKQNGQVFQMRFEQGKPTGPLTVVGKTKSRGTKVTFKPDPEIFTESVDFSYDVLSQRLRELAFLNRGLKITILDERSDKNQEFFYEGGIVSFVEHLNKNKTSLHPKPVYISGEKDGIFAEVALQYNDSYSETIFTFANNINTREGGTHLIGFKSALTRTANSYASNSGILKNGKDSVSGDDIREGLTAVISVKLPNPQFEGQTKMKLGNSEAKGIVESIVNDALSTYFEENPSIAKKIIEKAVQAARAREAARKARELTRRKGALEDTGLPGKLADCSEKDPALSEIFIVEGDSAGGSAKQGRDRRAQAILPLRGKILNVEKARFDKMLASEEIRILITALGTSIGAGDFDINKIRYHKVVLMTDADVDGAHIRTLLLTFFYRQMPEVIEKGYLYIAQPPLFKVKKGRTEKYIQNEQEMQGMLLELASEDLALVLKGQEVKGKALVSFLKKLASYERLIEWFERRRKETRVLRFLLKEETNKAVLKDKTLLKELLKRMKAEVPDIAIGELYPDEEHGGFGVLITRQNYKVALEEKLLLSPEYRELEALHGTIRDLGNAPFIVTTKEGKRDIGSTTELYQHVFEAARKGLSIQRYKGLGEMNPQQLWETTMDPEKRTLLQVSIEDSVNADEIFTILMGDQVEPRKDFIVKHALEARNIDV